A portion of the Hoylesella buccalis ATCC 35310 genome contains these proteins:
- a CDS encoding zinc ribbon domain-containing protein produces MAIIRCPECGHQISDRAPVCPSCGVEIAERVTRCTQCGEVYFNDLHECPNCHHANMNYRDDNSPVHEQAIELKEEPTTMVDTTPPAPNGDMQRSKKKHTTLIIAFIIAIIACGVGYYFYHNAQMKEELEAYEFAAKSEDPIVLQDYLDRFKDAPMAHRDSIHVRLTAIQQMDSEWTDAWVSNSKTALEDYLDKHPDSEHRAEAMRKIDSLDWVAASSANSVDAYQFYLEDHPNGAYVDDAKDGIKTINAQTVQPEERAMLSSLFKQFFQSINAKDEDGLTSTVSPVISSFLGKVDANKNDVITFLHKLYNQEVASMSWHLLNDYKIDKKEIGDEQYEYTVNFSADQDVNKVDDTQQTMHYRIKAKVNPDGKIAEFNMTRIIQ; encoded by the coding sequence ATGGCGATAATTAGATGTCCGGAGTGCGGCCACCAAATCAGTGACCGAGCACCCGTTTGTCCCTCTTGTGGGGTAGAAATTGCTGAAAGAGTGACCCGTTGCACGCAATGTGGTGAAGTTTATTTTAATGATTTGCACGAATGTCCAAACTGCCACCACGCCAATATGAACTATCGCGATGATAACTCTCCGGTTCATGAACAGGCTATAGAGCTGAAAGAAGAGCCTACAACCATGGTGGACACAACGCCTCCCGCACCCAACGGAGACATGCAACGTTCCAAGAAGAAACACACCACTTTAATAATAGCTTTCATCATAGCCATCATTGCATGTGGAGTGGGCTATTATTTCTATCACAATGCACAAATGAAAGAAGAGTTGGAGGCTTACGAGTTTGCCGCCAAGAGCGAAGATCCCATCGTGCTTCAGGACTATCTTGACCGCTTTAAAGACGCACCCATGGCACACAGAGACTCCATACACGTTCGCTTGACGGCCATCCAGCAAATGGATAGCGAATGGACCGATGCTTGGGTGAGCAACTCAAAAACAGCTCTGGAAGATTATCTTGACAAGCATCCCGACTCTGAACACCGTGCGGAAGCCATGCGCAAGATTGACTCGTTGGACTGGGTGGCAGCCAGCTCAGCCAACAGTGTGGACGCATACCAGTTTTACTTGGAAGACCATCCCAACGGTGCGTATGTAGATGATGCTAAAGATGGCATCAAAACAATCAACGCACAGACGGTTCAACCAGAGGAAAGGGCCATGTTAAGCTCGCTGTTCAAACAGTTCTTTCAGAGTATCAACGCAAAGGACGAGGATGGTTTGACCAGCACGGTCAGTCCTGTCATCAGTTCTTTTCTGGGTAAAGTGGATGCGAATAAAAATGATGTCATCACCTTTTTGCATAAACTATACAACCAGGAGGTGGCCAGCATGTCATGGCATCTGCTCAATGATTACAAGATTGACAAGAAAGAAATCGGTGACGAACAATACGAATACACCGTGAATTTCTCTGCAGACCAAGATGTTAATAAGGTGGATGATACGCAGCAAACCATGCATTATCGCATCAAAGCCAAGGTAAATCCTGACGGAAAAATCGCAGAGTTCAACATGACGCGCATTATTCAGTAG
- the xpt gene encoding xanthine phosphoribosyltransferase, whose amino-acid sequence MKTLIDRILKDGKCYPGGILKVDKFINHQMDPNLMKAIAIEFIKRYASTEINKILTIEASGIAPAIVMGLLLDLPVVFAKKKKPSTMDNILSTTVFSFTKQREYNVVISKDYLTPNDKVVFIDDFLAYGNAAKGIIDLCRQAGAELVGMGFIIEKTFQHGRDGIEAEGVRCESLAMIESLDNCQIKLKNIEK is encoded by the coding sequence ATGAAGACATTAATAGACCGCATTCTGAAAGATGGCAAATGCTATCCTGGTGGCATATTGAAAGTAGATAAATTTATCAACCACCAGATGGATCCCAACCTCATGAAAGCCATCGCCATCGAATTCATCAAACGTTACGCCTCAACGGAAATCAACAAAATCTTGACCATCGAAGCCTCGGGCATTGCGCCTGCCATCGTTATGGGGTTACTTCTGGACCTTCCAGTGGTATTCGCCAAGAAGAAAAAACCGTCAACGATGGACAACATCTTATCCACCACGGTCTTCTCATTCACCAAACAGCGTGAATATAACGTCGTTATCAGCAAGGATTATCTAACACCCAACGACAAAGTGGTTTTCATTGACGACTTCCTGGCCTATGGAAATGCCGCCAAAGGCATCATTGATCTATGCCGGCAGGCGGGTGCAGAACTGGTTGGAATGGGCTTTATCATTGAAAAAACCTTCCAACATGGACGTGATGGGATAGAAGCAGAAGGCGTGAGATGCGAATCTTTGGCGATGATTGAATCGCTGGACAACTGCCAAATCAAATTAAAAAACATCGAAAAGTAA
- a CDS encoding tetratricopeptide repeat protein — MNSKHCLMIGLATLVLLFGQINLVDATHNRPISDKDRLNMALEYFQSEKYHEALLLFQKLDQEYLLNQRYKAYIGVCYYHLWKYEQACLYLDSVMPSITVFAPHEQSVYYYANAESHFQLKQYEAAIPCYEKMLNVCHDNEKADALYRLGFCYLFQKDWENALEYFESARSYYQHYGYKTGLKYRMAQIENMINGCKQQIDQSTDTALPSDSIK; from the coding sequence ATGAATTCGAAGCACTGTCTGATGATTGGGTTGGCCACCCTCGTGTTATTGTTTGGGCAAATCAACCTGGTAGATGCCACTCACAACCGACCCATCAGTGACAAAGACCGACTGAACATGGCGCTTGAATACTTTCAAAGTGAGAAGTATCACGAGGCTCTTTTGCTGTTCCAGAAACTTGACCAGGAATACCTTCTCAACCAACGATACAAGGCTTACATCGGCGTGTGCTACTATCACCTGTGGAAATACGAGCAGGCATGCCTGTATCTGGACTCGGTTATGCCGAGCATCACCGTCTTCGCACCTCACGAACAATCAGTCTATTATTATGCCAACGCTGAAAGTCACTTTCAATTGAAACAATACGAAGCCGCCATCCCATGCTATGAAAAGATGCTGAACGTATGTCATGACAACGAAAAAGCCGATGCCCTCTACCGTCTTGGATTCTGTTATCTGTTCCAAAAGGATTGGGAAAATGCACTTGAGTATTTTGAAAGCGCACGCTCCTACTATCAACATTACGGATACAAGACTGGGTTGAAATACCGTATGGCACAGATTGAAAACATGATCAACGGCTGCAAACAACAAATAGACCAATCAACAGACACCGCACTGCCAAGCGATAGCATCAAGTGA
- a CDS encoding glucosaminidase domain-containing protein, giving the protein MNKIAIIFLFSISSMASWAQMRWNQTYQLYINQYKDLAIREMLQYRIPASITLAQAVFESGAGRSRLARLGNNHFGIKCHDWTGRTIAEDDDALGECFRAYDHPLQSFEDHSKFLVNSSRYRKLFSLSMQDYRGWAHGLKACGYATNPRYAYKLIELIELYKLYVYDSARSYDHAMVEYSGNQTVVNQAKPLHPIAIFNKNYYIRARRGDTFKLIGEEIGVSYKKIAKYNERDKDDALTEGEIIFLKKKRKRAPKAFKNRPHVVKNGESLYIIAQIYGMRLSSLYKLNGFTPDHTIHVGDVVRVY; this is encoded by the coding sequence ATGAATAAAATTGCGATTATATTCCTCTTTTCAATTTCATCTATGGCATCATGGGCCCAGATGAGATGGAACCAGACCTATCAACTCTACATCAATCAATACAAAGATTTGGCTATTCGGGAGATGCTTCAATACCGAATCCCAGCGAGTATCACCTTGGCTCAGGCTGTTTTTGAGAGTGGAGCAGGGCGAAGTAGATTGGCACGACTGGGCAATAACCATTTCGGAATCAAGTGTCATGACTGGACTGGTCGTACTATTGCCGAGGATGATGACGCTTTGGGCGAATGCTTTCGCGCATACGATCATCCCCTTCAAAGTTTTGAAGACCATAGTAAATTCCTTGTGAACAGCAGTCGTTACCGCAAGTTGTTTAGCCTTTCCATGCAAGATTACCGTGGTTGGGCACATGGTTTGAAAGCTTGTGGCTATGCAACCAACCCGCGATATGCTTATAAACTCATCGAATTGATAGAGCTTTACAAGCTTTATGTCTACGATAGTGCCAGATCATACGATCACGCCATGGTTGAATATTCAGGCAATCAAACAGTTGTTAATCAGGCAAAGCCTTTACATCCTATCGCAATCTTCAACAAGAATTATTATATCCGGGCTCGTCGCGGCGATACTTTCAAGCTGATTGGCGAGGAGATAGGCGTGTCGTACAAAAAGATAGCTAAGTACAACGAGCGAGATAAAGATGATGCTTTGACAGAAGGCGAAATCATTTTCCTGAAGAAAAAGCGGAAAAGAGCACCGAAAGCTTTCAAGAATCGTCCGCATGTTGTCAAGAACGGAGAGAGTCTGTATATCATCGCACAGATTTATGGCATGCGTCTGTCCAGTTTATACAAGTTGAATGGTTTTACTCCAGACCATACCATCCACGTCGGTGACGTTGTGAGAGTATATTAG
- a CDS encoding IS1634 family transposase, whose translation MFVRKKKYPSGNIGVIVVEKIGGKMKELATIGVAYNEGEVENLVIEAKEWISRENSRRQPQLDLFGEEREACDHEREEVRRVLSNVSNIFLNGCDLILDRTFDRIGFNRIDDDVFRKLVKARLAYPTSKAATVEYLKNHFDEDMDLSKIYRYLDKLSDHQHEIVQDISVQHTAKLFGGNIGVLFYDVTTLYFEADYEDELRKTGFSKEGRHSNPQIILGLLVSLGGYPLAYCIHEGNKYEGHTMLPTINEFVSKYGLENFVVVADSGLMNNANIAELESHGYKYIIGAKIKNESQEVKNWILEQPKRDCQMVEYDKGGGRRLLVGYTDDRAKKDAYNREKGIRRLEKAYKHGALTKGNINKRGYNKFLSMDGEVKVAINYDRVADDSKWDGLKGYLTNTDIPIQDIYTAYHNLWHVERAFRIAKSKIEIRPMFHFTRKRIEAHICICFVALKVYKELERMLKVSEIKMSIDKVLALAKTITTIQIKLPLNKEVYTQTMLMARHQRIAKLFDEDFWVTR comes from the coding sequence ATGTTTGTCCGCAAAAAGAAATATCCATCTGGCAATATCGGAGTTATCGTTGTTGAGAAAATTGGAGGCAAAATGAAGGAACTTGCCACAATTGGAGTAGCCTATAATGAAGGTGAGGTTGAAAATCTTGTCATTGAAGCAAAAGAATGGATTTCCAGAGAGAATTCACGCCGCCAGCCCCAGCTTGATCTATTCGGCGAGGAACGTGAGGCCTGTGACCATGAGCGTGAAGAAGTCCGCCGTGTCCTGTCCAATGTCAGCAATATCTTTCTCAACGGATGCGACTTGATATTAGACCGCACGTTTGACAGGATTGGTTTCAATCGGATTGACGATGATGTATTCCGCAAGCTTGTTAAGGCTCGTTTGGCATATCCAACAAGCAAAGCTGCCACGGTGGAATACCTTAAAAACCACTTTGACGAAGATATGGATCTCTCAAAAATCTATCGCTATCTTGACAAGCTTAGCGACCATCAGCACGAAATCGTACAGGACATAAGCGTGCAACATACAGCTAAACTGTTCGGTGGAAATATCGGTGTGTTATTCTATGATGTTACCACACTTTACTTTGAAGCGGATTATGAGGACGAATTACGCAAGACAGGTTTCTCGAAAGAGGGACGTCACAGTAATCCTCAAATCATACTTGGACTGCTTGTCAGCCTTGGTGGCTATCCGCTTGCCTATTGCATCCATGAAGGCAACAAATATGAGGGTCATACGATGCTGCCGACGATAAACGAGTTTGTAAGCAAATACGGATTGGAAAACTTCGTTGTAGTGGCAGATTCTGGTCTGATGAACAATGCCAACATAGCGGAACTTGAATCGCACGGCTACAAGTATATAATAGGTGCGAAGATAAAGAATGAAAGTCAAGAGGTCAAGAACTGGATACTGGAACAGCCCAAGCGCGACTGCCAGATGGTTGAATATGACAAAGGAGGCGGACGTCGTCTCTTGGTCGGCTATACAGATGACCGTGCTAAGAAAGATGCCTATAACCGGGAAAAGGGAATACGCAGGTTGGAAAAGGCTTACAAGCATGGTGCGCTCACGAAAGGCAACATCAACAAGAGAGGTTACAATAAGTTCTTATCCATGGATGGTGAAGTGAAAGTCGCCATCAATTATGACCGTGTTGCCGACGACTCCAAATGGGACGGCCTAAAGGGATATCTCACCAATACGGATATACCAATACAGGACATATACACGGCATATCACAACCTTTGGCATGTGGAACGAGCCTTCCGCATAGCCAAATCAAAGATAGAGATACGTCCCATGTTTCACTTTACGCGCAAACGAATCGAGGCTCATATATGCATCTGCTTCGTGGCTTTGAAAGTATACAAGGAATTGGAGCGTATGTTGAAAGTCTCAGAGATTAAGATGAGCATAGACAAGGTGCTTGCATTGGCAAAGACCATTACAACGATACAAATCAAGCTACCTCTGAACAAGGAGGTTTATACGCAGACTATGCTGATGGCAAGACATCAGAGAATAGCTAAACTCTTTGACGAAGATTTTTGGGTGACACGATGA
- a CDS encoding M64 family metallopeptidase — MSANVNAQDFNTAFSDSTLRIDYIFSGNANQQHIAVDQLNVMPRWYGKRQRLAELPMEGNGQITVRDHHTKRTLYRNSFSTLFQEWLTYDEAKHTSRAFENVFLVPMPKDTVDITVTLNDNRRETITQLTHTVAPSDILIKRIGERNRTPFETLQTAQDTSRCIHIAFLAEGYRTNEMDIFLKDAAEATEALFAHEPFKAMRNRFNIIAVKAPSADSGTSEPSKGLWKNTALHSHFDTFYSNRYLTTLRLKTIHDWLAGLPYEHIIILVNTHQYGGGGILNSYNLSMTHHPSFKPVVVHEFGHSFAGLADEYAYDFEEIPMYPPDIEPWEQNITTKVKFSDKWQDMMGNVPSVGLIEGAGYSLKGIYRASHDCRMRTNDTPEFCPVCQRAIQRVIDFYTK, encoded by the coding sequence ATGTCGGCAAACGTGAACGCGCAGGACTTCAATACGGCATTTTCTGACAGCACATTGCGCATTGATTATATTTTTTCGGGCAATGCGAACCAGCAACATATCGCCGTTGATCAATTGAATGTCATGCCCCGATGGTATGGAAAAAGACAGCGGTTGGCCGAATTACCCATGGAAGGAAACGGCCAAATAACCGTCCGCGACCATCACACGAAGCGCACGCTCTACCGCAATTCGTTTTCAACGTTGTTTCAAGAATGGCTCACTTACGATGAAGCCAAGCACACGAGCAGGGCTTTCGAGAATGTATTTCTCGTTCCAATGCCCAAGGACACCGTTGACATTACGGTAACATTGAATGACAACAGGCGTGAAACGATAACCCAACTGACACACACGGTCGCACCAAGTGACATCTTGATTAAACGCATCGGAGAACGAAACCGCACTCCATTTGAAACACTACAGACAGCCCAAGACACCTCCCGCTGCATCCACATCGCCTTTCTGGCAGAGGGATATCGCACTAACGAAATGGACATCTTCCTGAAAGATGCAGCCGAAGCTACCGAGGCATTGTTCGCGCATGAGCCTTTCAAGGCCATGAGAAACAGGTTTAACATCATAGCGGTCAAAGCTCCTTCGGCTGACAGTGGTACCAGCGAACCTTCTAAAGGTTTGTGGAAGAACACCGCTCTGCACTCGCATTTTGACACGTTTTATAGCAACCGTTACCTTACCACATTGCGGTTGAAGACCATACACGACTGGCTGGCAGGACTTCCATACGAACATATCATCATCTTGGTGAACACTCATCAGTACGGAGGCGGCGGTATTCTCAATTCATACAACCTGTCAATGACCCATCATCCGTCGTTCAAACCTGTTGTTGTGCATGAGTTTGGCCATAGCTTTGCCGGACTTGCCGACGAATATGCCTATGATTTCGAGGAAATCCCCATGTATCCGCCTGACATTGAACCATGGGAACAAAACATAACAACCAAGGTTAAGTTTTCTGATAAATGGCAAGACATGATGGGAAATGTACCTTCTGTGGGACTGATAGAAGGCGCTGGCTACTCGCTGAAAGGCATTTACCGTGCGTCACACGACTGTAGAATGCGCACAAATGACACACCCGAGTTCTGTCCTGTGTGTCAACGAGCCATCCAACGCGTCATTGATTTCTACACAAAATGA
- a CDS encoding 2-amino-4-hydroxy-6-hydroxymethyldihydropteridine diphosphokinase: MDSKQVILALGTNVNQERNMKQVMQLLADTWPDMKFTTQKWTQPIGMASALFYNCLAYTEVEESLEELTKKVKNMERICGNTGAERSLNRIQMDIDILLYGDNKLHIDDWQRDYVQELMNEIEFIEH; this comes from the coding sequence ATGGACAGCAAACAAGTAATCTTAGCATTGGGAACAAATGTCAACCAAGAGCGCAACATGAAACAAGTCATGCAGCTATTGGCTGACACTTGGCCTGACATGAAGTTCACTACACAGAAGTGGACACAGCCCATTGGCATGGCATCAGCCCTATTTTACAACTGTTTGGCATACACAGAGGTGGAAGAATCCCTTGAAGAACTCACTAAAAAGGTGAAAAACATGGAACGGATATGTGGAAACACAGGGGCTGAAAGGTCGCTTAATCGCATCCAAATGGACATCGACATCTTGCTATATGGTGACAATAAGCTACACATAGACGATTGGCAACGCGACTATGTACAAGAGTTGATGAACGAAATTGAATTTATTGAGCATTGA